The following nucleotide sequence is from Elusimicrobiales bacterium.
GCAAATCGGTATTTTTGAACACGCTGGCTGCTGTGCTTGGCGATTACGCAACCAACGCGCCGATGGATACTTTCATGGAAACGCGCACGGATAAGCACCCCACCGATTTGGCGGGGCTTCGCGGCGCAAGACTGGTGACTTCCATAGAAGTGGAAAAGGGGCGGCGCTGGGCGGAAGCCAAAATAAAATCGCTGACCGGCGGCGACAAGATATCCGCGCGGTTCATGCGGCAGGATTTCTTTGACTACAAGCCGCAGTTCAAGCTGCTTGTCGCGGGCAACAACAAACCGTCCATCCGCGATGTGGATGAAGCCATGCGACGACGGTTGCATCTTGTGCCGTTCACCGTAACCATCCCTGCCGAGAAGCGTAATCATGCGTTGCCGGAACAGTTGCTTGAGGAATGCGACGGCATCCTGCGTTGGGCTATAGATGGGTGCCTTGAGTGGCAGCGCATCGGGCTTAATCCGCCGCCTTGCGTATTATCCGCCACCGAAGAGTATCTGGAGTCCGAGGATGCTCTGGGCCGCTGGATTGCTGAGGAATGCTTTCAAAATCCTAGGGCAAAAGAAGGAAGCGATGCGCTTTACCAGTCTTGGAAGGCATGGTGCGAAAAGAACGGAGAATACCTTCCTTCGCTGCGCAAGTTCTCGGATGAGCTGCATAAACGCGGGTTCAAGCGGGCGCGCTCGGAACGCCAACGGTTCTTTCAGGGCATAGCGCTAAATGGCACGAAAGTGCAGGAGGACCTGCTATGAAAAAAGCTGGTTTACCAATACAGGCTGACGCACCTGACGCATGCTTACGAAACACCCGTTACGCGCGCGCGTCACGCGCCCGCGCATACGGCCTATATGTAACGCTGCGTCAGCTGCGTCATTGTATTGTGGAAACACTTTGGCACGGGCAAGGCGCCCCCCCGGCATACAAGCAGGAAAACATGGAACATCAGCGCGAATTATCGCATTTGGGGGTAGGCCTATCAAATCCTCCCAGCTTTTCCTCCCAGCTTTTCGATTATAGACCGCGCTAGGCCCACGCGCACGCGCGTGCAAAATTCGCATAGGGGGGTGGGCTTATTACATTCGCCCGCGCGTTCGGGGAACTACGACGGAATAACGCAAATTTAACGGGAGATAGCATATGAGAGGCAGAAAACCAAAGCCCACGGCGTTGAAAATCCTGCACGGCACGCAGAAATGCAGGATTAATTGGCGTGAGCCGAAACCCGTCGGCCCCATCGGTGAGCCGCCGGATTGGCTGGACGATGTTTCTAAGAATTACTGGCGCGGCATAGTGGCTGCGATGGGCAAGACATTCACAGCCGCCGACCGTGGCGCGTTTGAAATGCTCTGCAAATCTTATTCCCGTTGGAAACAGATGGAAAAAGAGCTGGAAGCCAAAGGTACGACTTATTATCCCTTCGGCGTGCGCGAGT
It contains:
- a CDS encoding phage terminase small subunit P27 family, with amino-acid sequence MRGRKPKPTALKILHGTQKCRINWREPKPVGPIGEPPDWLDDVSKNYWRGIVAAMGKTFTAADRGAFEMLCKSYSRWKQMEKELEAKGTTYYPFGVREFVIGGVTKLVGETRPRPQVAIMRLYYKQYCQLCAEFGITPSARTRLVGPGTFVGEDNIQDEQFGEDL